The Allocatelliglobosispora scoriae genome contains a region encoding:
- the upp gene encoding uracil phosphoribosyltransferase — protein MDVLVIDHPLAQSRLTAMRDEKTDSATFRAALHELTTMLTYEAARSFAALTYPVQTPVATAQGTRLANPPLIVPVLRAGLGMADAALALLPESSMGFVGLARDEHTFEPRAYMESLPSDLTGLPVLVLDPMLATGGSLEHCCRLLADRGCTDIVVLCVLAAPVGIERLRNSGLPIRLVTASIDEKLNEKKFIVPGLGDAGDRQFGGMPRF, from the coding sequence GTGGACGTACTCGTCATTGATCACCCGCTTGCCCAGTCTCGGTTGACCGCCATGCGGGATGAGAAGACTGACTCCGCCACCTTCCGTGCCGCGCTGCACGAGCTGACGACGATGCTGACCTACGAGGCGGCCCGGTCGTTCGCGGCGCTGACCTACCCCGTGCAGACGCCGGTCGCCACGGCACAGGGCACGCGCCTCGCCAACCCGCCGCTGATCGTGCCGGTGCTCCGGGCCGGCCTCGGCATGGCCGACGCGGCGCTGGCGCTGCTGCCCGAGTCCTCGATGGGCTTCGTCGGCCTCGCCCGCGACGAGCACACGTTCGAGCCGCGCGCCTACATGGAGTCGCTGCCGTCCGACCTGACCGGCCTGCCCGTGCTGGTGCTCGACCCGATGCTCGCCACCGGCGGTTCGCTGGAGCACTGCTGCCGGCTGCTCGCCGATCGCGGCTGCACCGACATCGTCGTGCTCTGCGTGCTCGCTGCGCCCGTCGGCATCGAGCGGCTGCGCAACTCGGGCCTGCCGATCCGCCTCGTCACCGCGAGCATCGACGAGAAGCTCAACGAGAAGAAGTTCATCGTGCCGGGTCTCGGAGACGCGGGAGACCGCCAATTCGGCGGCATGCCGCGCTTCTAA
- the deoC gene encoding deoxyribose-phosphate aldolase, which yields MTTALQTPLADVTRSNAALRTFLHGLPGVDKVGADARAASLGTRSIKTTAKATAIDLAIRMVDLTTLEGADTPGKVRALATKALRPDPLDPSCPAVAAVCVYPAMVADVADVLRGSGVHLASVATAFPSGQAPLSVKLDDTRAAVAAGADEIDMVISRGAFLSGRYLDVFEEIVAIKEACGDAHLKVILETGELATYDNVRRASWLAMLAGGDFIKTSTGKVQPAATMPVTLIMLEAVRDFLASTGRKVGVKPAGGIRTSKDAIKYLVMVNETVGDGWLDPDWFRFGASTLLNDLLMQRTKLATGHYSGPDYVTLD from the coding sequence ATGACAACGGCGTTACAGACCCCTCTCGCCGACGTGACCAGGTCAAACGCCGCATTGCGGACGTTCCTGCACGGGCTGCCCGGAGTGGACAAGGTCGGCGCCGACGCGCGCGCCGCGAGCCTCGGCACCCGGTCGATCAAGACCACGGCCAAGGCGACCGCCATCGACCTCGCCATCCGCATGGTCGATCTGACCACCCTGGAGGGTGCCGACACCCCCGGCAAGGTCCGCGCGCTCGCGACCAAGGCGCTGCGCCCCGATCCGCTCGACCCGAGCTGTCCGGCCGTCGCCGCGGTCTGCGTCTATCCGGCGATGGTCGCCGATGTCGCGGACGTGCTCCGGGGCAGCGGCGTGCACCTCGCCAGCGTCGCCACGGCGTTCCCGTCCGGCCAGGCACCGCTGAGCGTCAAGCTCGACGACACCCGCGCGGCGGTCGCCGCCGGTGCCGACGAGATCGACATGGTGATCAGCCGCGGCGCCTTCCTCTCCGGCCGCTACCTCGACGTGTTCGAGGAGATCGTCGCGATCAAGGAGGCCTGCGGCGACGCCCACCTCAAGGTGATCCTGGAGACCGGCGAGCTCGCGACCTATGACAACGTGCGGCGCGCCTCCTGGCTCGCGATGCTGGCCGGCGGCGATTTCATCAAGACCTCCACCGGCAAGGTGCAGCCCGCGGCGACCATGCCGGTCACGCTGATCATGCTGGAGGCGGTCCGCGACTTCCTCGCCTCGACCGGCCGCAAGGTCGGCGTGAAGCCCGCCGGCGGCATCCGCACCAGCAAGGACGCGATCAAGTACCTGGTCATGGTCAACGAGACGGTCGGCGACGGCTGGCTCGACCCGGACTGGTTCCGCTTCGGCGCCTCGACGCTCCTCAACGACCTGCTGATGCAGCGCACCAAGCTCGCCACCGGCCACTACAGCGGCCCCGACTACGTCACGCTGGACTGA
- a CDS encoding aldehyde dehydrogenase family protein: protein MFDYAPAPESRAILNLKPSYGLFINGSFSDGADTFKSISPASEEVLAEVALAGEADVDRAVTAARTAFEKVWGPMPGAERAKYLYRIARIIAERSRELAVLESLDNGKPIRESRDVDIPLVAAHFFYYAGWADKLSYAGYGTKPLGVAGQIIPWNFPLLMLAWKIAPALAAGNTVVLKPAETTPLTALLFAEICQQAELPPGVVNIITGAGPTGVALVNHPGVDKIAFTGSTEVGRLIAKSVAGTGKRLTLELGGKAANIVFDDAAIDQAVEGIVNGIFFNQGHVCCAGSRLLVQESVADEVLTSLKRRMATLRMGDPLDKNTDIGAINSAEQLGRIRELTDVGDAEGAERWSAPCELPAKGFWFAPTIFTGVSQAHRIAREEIFGPVLSVLTFRTPAEAVEKANNTPYGLSAGIWTEKGSRILQIADQLRAGVVWANTFNKFDPTSPFGGYKESGYGREGGRHGLEAYLAH from the coding sequence ATCTTCGATTACGCCCCCGCACCCGAGTCGCGGGCCATCCTCAACCTGAAGCCGTCCTACGGCCTGTTCATCAACGGCTCGTTCAGCGACGGCGCCGACACCTTCAAGTCGATCTCGCCCGCGAGCGAGGAGGTCCTCGCCGAGGTCGCCCTCGCCGGTGAGGCCGACGTGGACCGGGCCGTCACCGCTGCCCGGACGGCGTTCGAGAAGGTCTGGGGACCGATGCCCGGCGCCGAGCGCGCCAAATACCTCTACCGCATCGCCCGGATCATCGCCGAGCGCAGCCGCGAGCTCGCGGTGCTGGAGTCGCTCGACAACGGCAAGCCGATCCGCGAGTCCCGCGATGTCGACATCCCGCTGGTCGCGGCCCACTTCTTCTACTACGCCGGCTGGGCCGACAAGCTCTCCTACGCCGGTTACGGCACCAAGCCGCTCGGCGTCGCCGGACAGATCATCCCGTGGAACTTCCCGCTGCTCATGCTCGCCTGGAAGATCGCACCGGCGCTGGCTGCGGGCAACACGGTCGTGCTCAAGCCCGCCGAGACGACCCCGCTGACCGCGCTGCTCTTCGCCGAGATCTGCCAGCAGGCCGAGCTGCCGCCGGGCGTCGTCAACATCATCACCGGCGCGGGTCCGACGGGCGTGGCGCTCGTCAACCACCCCGGCGTCGACAAGATCGCCTTCACCGGCTCGACCGAGGTCGGGCGGCTGATCGCCAAGTCCGTCGCGGGCACCGGCAAGCGGCTCACCCTGGAGCTCGGCGGCAAGGCGGCCAACATCGTCTTCGACGACGCCGCGATCGACCAGGCGGTCGAGGGCATCGTCAACGGCATCTTCTTCAACCAGGGCCACGTCTGCTGTGCGGGCTCCCGGCTGCTGGTCCAGGAGTCGGTCGCCGACGAGGTGCTCACCTCGCTCAAGCGCCGGATGGCGACCCTGCGGATGGGCGACCCGCTCGACAAGAACACCGACATCGGCGCGATCAACTCCGCCGAGCAGCTCGGCCGGATCCGCGAGCTCACCGATGTCGGCGACGCCGAGGGTGCCGAACGCTGGTCCGCACCGTGCGAGCTGCCCGCCAAGGGCTTCTGGTTCGCCCCGACGATCTTCACCGGGGTCTCCCAGGCACACCGGATCGCCCGCGAGGAGATCTTCGGACCGGTGCTCTCGGTGCTGACCTTCCGCACTCCGGCCGAGGCGGTCGAGAAGGCGAACAACACGCCCTACGGCCTGTCCGCCGGCATCTGGACCGAGAAGGGCTCCCGGATCCTGCAGATCGCCGACCAGCTCCGCGCCGGTGTGGTGTGGGCCAACACGTTCAACAAGTTCGATCCGACGTCGCCGTTCGGCGGCTACAAGGAGTCCGGTTACGGTCGCGAGGGCGGCCGTCACGGCCTGGAGGCGTACCTTGCCCACTAA
- a CDS encoding aldehyde dehydrogenase family protein, which translates to MPTKPAPRLAVRKTYKLFIGGAFPRSESGRTYLVSDAKGNFVANAALASRKDARDSVVAARAAVGKWSGATAYNRGQILYRIAEMLEGRRGEFTALGCAESEVDAAIDRWVWYAGWADKIAQVTGSANPVAGPYFNLSGPEPTGVIAIVAPADSSLLGLVSVVAPAIVTGNTVVVVAAEQHPLPAITLAEVLATSDLPGGVINLLTGSAAEITPWLASHSDVNGLDLTGVADAELATSLEVAAADNLKRVRRPAPEDWSADPGIGRMTAWLETKTVWHPKGI; encoded by the coding sequence TTGCCCACTAAGCCCGCACCCCGTCTCGCCGTACGCAAGACCTACAAGCTCTTCATCGGCGGGGCCTTCCCGCGCAGCGAGTCCGGCCGGACCTACCTCGTCTCCGACGCGAAGGGGAACTTCGTGGCCAACGCGGCCCTCGCGTCCCGCAAGGACGCCCGCGACTCGGTGGTCGCCGCCCGCGCCGCCGTCGGCAAGTGGTCCGGCGCGACGGCGTACAACCGCGGTCAGATCCTCTACCGCATCGCCGAGATGCTGGAGGGGCGCCGGGGCGAGTTCACCGCTCTCGGCTGCGCGGAGTCCGAGGTGGACGCGGCGATCGACCGCTGGGTCTGGTACGCGGGCTGGGCCGACAAGATCGCACAGGTCACCGGCTCGGCGAACCCTGTCGCCGGTCCCTACTTCAACCTCTCCGGACCGGAGCCGACCGGCGTCATCGCCATCGTCGCCCCGGCCGACTCGTCGCTGCTCGGTCTGGTCAGCGTGGTCGCACCGGCGATCGTCACCGGCAACACGGTGGTGGTCGTCGCCGCCGAGCAGCACCCGCTGCCGGCGATCACGCTCGCCGAGGTGCTCGCCACCTCCGACCTGCCGGGCGGAGTGATCAACCTGCTCACGGGCTCGGCGGCGGAGATCACGCCGTGGCTCGCGTCGCACTCGGACGTCAACGGGCTGGACCTGACCGGGGTGGCCGACGCGGAGCTGGCGACATCGCTGGAGGTCGCGGCGGCCGACAACCTGAAGCGGGTCCGTCGCCCTGCCCCCGAGGACTGGTCCGCGGATCCCGGCATCGGCCGGATGACCGCGTGGCTGGAGACGAAGACCGTCTGGCACCCCAAGGGCATCTGA
- a CDS encoding DUF3800 domain-containing protein, whose product MFLAYVDESYTKGKSWYYLAALLIPDRQAVSLTEALDEVVSVAAASYGVSGEAELHGHEVFHGKGAWSAIPREQVRVRISIFARVFRAIVDHDVSIVLRGVNGEQLQERYRHPMDPHSIVLSHTLERINHISATADEFALVISDEVPEAARHRADLSSYRAASLSQIVDTLHFAPSSSSRLLQAADMVIFMHQRMERYTTDDSRALRVNKSLWDILAPSIIDSHCWLPMTDRKHESPASAGLKAHR is encoded by the coding sequence GTGTTTCTAGCCTATGTAGATGAGAGCTACACCAAGGGCAAGTCCTGGTACTACCTGGCAGCCCTGCTGATCCCCGACCGGCAGGCGGTCTCGTTGACCGAGGCACTCGACGAGGTGGTGTCGGTGGCCGCCGCTTCCTACGGAGTGTCAGGAGAAGCCGAACTCCACGGCCACGAGGTGTTTCACGGCAAGGGGGCCTGGTCGGCAATTCCACGAGAGCAGGTCCGCGTCCGGATAAGCATCTTCGCCAGGGTGTTCCGGGCGATCGTCGACCACGACGTCAGCATCGTCCTGCGCGGAGTGAACGGCGAGCAGCTCCAAGAGCGGTATCGGCACCCGATGGATCCACACTCGATCGTCCTGAGCCACACACTGGAGCGCATCAACCACATCTCGGCGACCGCGGATGAGTTCGCCCTTGTCATCTCGGACGAAGTGCCGGAGGCCGCCAGACATCGAGCCGACCTGTCAAGCTATCGAGCTGCGAGCCTGTCCCAGATCGTCGACACTCTTCACTTCGCCCCGTCATCGTCAAGTCGCCTGCTCCAAGCCGCAGACATGGTCATCTTCATGCACCAGCGGATGGAGCGCTACACCACAGACGACTCCCGAGCGCTTCGCGTCAATAAATCACTGTGGGACATATTGGCTCCGAGCATCATCGACAGTCACTGTTGGCTGCCGATGACCGACAGAAAGCACGAGAGCCCCGCATCAGCGGGGCTCAAGGCACACCGGTAA
- the cydD gene encoding thiol reductant ABC exporter subunit CydD: MRPFDHRLLRAVPAIRRDLVLLALGGAGVAFAIIAAAYFLATALTAAADLRFDGEATAGFVIAFATRALLTSGCGAVAARMAAITKASLRDQLIEAVGERGPSWLVGQRAGELATLTGRGLDALDGYFTGYLPQLVLGVTVPIAVLGTLAVTDLTSAIVVLCTLPLIPVFGILIGRQTAAATERQWSRLKLLGGHFLDMVAGLPTLRAFGRAEAQVEAVRRMADEHRVATMRTLRVAFLSALVLELIGTISVALVAVPVGLRLLDGGLALATALLVLLLTPEAYAPLRAAGTRFHASMEGLTALGQAFTLLEGARTRTGNAAPPPLTTIEFVDVCVDYERGPALRDVNLIINAGDRIALTGPSGGGKSTLIALLLGFVEPTSGRVLIDGVDLAALDLAQWRRRIAWVPQRAHLFAASLAANIALGSPDADRASIESAAHSAALTEVIAALPDGLDTQLGERGHGLSSGERQRLALARAFLRAPDASLFLLDEPTARLDGRSEEAVLTATTALVAGRTALLVAHRPALLDVATRVLCVEAGAVREGAFA, translated from the coding sequence ATGCGTCCGTTCGATCATCGGCTGCTGCGCGCCGTCCCGGCCATCCGCCGCGACCTCGTGCTGCTGGCGCTCGGCGGGGCGGGCGTGGCCTTCGCCATCATCGCGGCCGCATACTTCCTGGCCACGGCCCTGACCGCCGCCGCCGACCTTCGATTCGACGGTGAAGCGACAGCCGGATTCGTCATCGCCTTCGCGACCAGAGCGCTGCTCACCAGCGGTTGCGGTGCCGTCGCCGCCCGGATGGCGGCGATCACCAAGGCGAGCCTGCGCGACCAGCTCATCGAGGCGGTCGGCGAGCGCGGCCCGTCCTGGCTCGTCGGCCAGCGCGCCGGTGAGCTCGCCACGCTGACCGGGCGCGGGCTGGACGCGTTGGACGGTTACTTCACCGGCTACCTGCCGCAGCTGGTGCTCGGCGTGACGGTGCCGATCGCGGTCCTCGGTACCCTCGCCGTCACGGATCTGACCAGCGCGATCGTGGTGCTCTGCACGCTGCCGCTGATCCCGGTCTTCGGCATCCTGATCGGCAGGCAGACCGCCGCCGCCACGGAACGGCAGTGGAGCAGGCTCAAGCTGCTCGGCGGTCACTTCCTGGACATGGTCGCCGGTTTGCCGACGCTGCGGGCCTTCGGTCGCGCCGAAGCACAGGTCGAGGCGGTTCGCCGGATGGCCGACGAGCACCGGGTCGCCACGATGCGCACGCTGCGGGTCGCCTTCCTCTCGGCGCTGGTGCTGGAACTGATCGGGACGATCTCGGTGGCGCTGGTGGCCGTACCCGTCGGATTGCGTTTGTTGGACGGCGGCCTCGCGCTGGCGACGGCGCTGCTGGTGCTGCTGCTGACTCCGGAGGCCTACGCGCCGCTGCGCGCGGCCGGGACCCGCTTCCACGCGAGCATGGAGGGGCTGACGGCGCTCGGGCAGGCGTTCACGCTGCTGGAGGGCGCGCGGACCCGCACCGGCAATGCCGCGCCACCGCCGCTGACGACGATCGAGTTCGTCGATGTCTGCGTGGACTACGAGCGCGGACCGGCGTTGCGCGACGTCAACCTGATCATCAACGCGGGTGATCGGATCGCGCTCACCGGACCGAGCGGCGGCGGCAAGAGCACGCTGATCGCGCTGCTGCTGGGGTTCGTGGAGCCGACCAGCGGGCGCGTGCTGATCGACGGTGTCGACCTGGCCGCGCTCGACCTCGCGCAGTGGCGGCGGCGGATCGCCTGGGTACCGCAGCGCGCACACCTCTTCGCCGCGAGCCTCGCGGCCAACATCGCGCTCGGCTCGCCCGACGCCGATCGCGCGTCGATCGAGAGCGCCGCGCACAGCGCCGCATTGACCGAGGTGATCGCCGCGCTCCCCGACGGGCTCGACACGCAGCTCGGCGAACGCGGCCACGGCCTGTCCAGCGGTGAGCGCCAGCGCCTCGCTCTGGCCCGCGCGTTCCTGCGGGCACCGGATGCCTCGCTCTTCCTCCTCGACGAGCCCACGGCCCGTCTCGACGGCCGCAGCGAGGAGGCTGTGCTCACGGCGACCACCGCGCTCGTCGCGGGCCGCACGGCACTGCTCGTGGCGCACCGGCCCGCGCTGCTCGACGTCGCGACGCGGGTGCTGTGCGTCGAGGCCGGTGCCGTCCGCGAGGGGGCGTTCGCATGA
- the cydC gene encoding thiol reductant ABC exporter subunit CydC — protein sequence MIWSLARPHWARLLGAGLLGLLAELAGVGLMATATWLLITAAGQPPITALTVAIVAVRALAIGRGGLRYVERLAGHDAVLRMITGVRAQAFSSLSTQPAVRTGDALSRLVSDVDAVQDLVVRVALPAASAAVVCLIAVGVTGLISPAAALMLAGGLLITGVALPWLAARLASRQAARLAPLRAEMAIATVDLAHGAADLAAFGARDAHAAAASRQAAALASVERNLSRRAFAIDALAAITIGATAAAVLLAAQSDQISGTLTGVLTVGTLATGEVSLILLSAARKNAELTTPLARVTALIRVDQGKTRRESDTPDGESSLDQRELRVTDVSVAGRGVSGVSLCVRAGDRIVVVGPSGVGKSTLLGVLAGTVAPTSGSVTWGDGPLPSPAHRVVGGLFADAAVFHASVEENLTLGRPCTPTERDDAARAAGLLEWVAEQPDGWRTLVGEDGTALSGGQRQRLTLARALLHAPPVLLLDEPTEGLDPAHADAVLRSVLSFAGDRAVVVVTHRTAERDSSAFQQVLTLS from the coding sequence ATGATCTGGTCACTCGCCCGACCGCACTGGGCCCGGTTGCTCGGTGCGGGCCTGCTCGGTCTGCTCGCCGAGCTCGCCGGTGTCGGCCTGATGGCGACCGCCACCTGGCTGCTCATCACCGCGGCGGGCCAACCCCCGATCACCGCGCTCACCGTCGCGATCGTCGCGGTCCGCGCGCTCGCGATCGGCCGCGGCGGGTTGCGCTACGTCGAGCGCCTCGCGGGTCACGACGCGGTCCTGCGCATGATCACGGGGGTACGCGCACAAGCCTTCTCGTCGTTGTCCACTCAACCGGCCGTGCGCACCGGCGACGCGCTGAGCCGCCTGGTCTCCGACGTCGACGCCGTGCAGGACCTGGTGGTCCGGGTAGCCCTGCCGGCCGCCTCAGCCGCCGTCGTGTGCCTGATCGCCGTCGGAGTCACGGGCCTGATCTCCCCCGCAGCGGCGCTGATGCTCGCCGGTGGCCTGCTGATCACCGGCGTGGCCCTCCCGTGGCTGGCGGCGAGGTTGGCGAGCCGACAGGCGGCACGGCTGGCCCCGCTGCGCGCGGAGATGGCGATCGCCACGGTCGACCTGGCCCACGGCGCGGCCGACCTGGCCGCGTTCGGCGCCCGCGACGCCCACGCCGCAGCCGCGTCCCGCCAGGCGGCCGCCCTCGCGTCCGTGGAGCGCAACCTCTCCCGCCGAGCTTTCGCGATCGACGCACTGGCCGCCATCACCATCGGCGCGACTGCGGCCGCAGTCCTCCTGGCAGCCCAGTCCGACCAGATCAGCGGCACCCTGACCGGCGTCCTGACGGTAGGCACCCTGGCCACAGGAGAGGTCTCCCTAATCCTCCTGTCCGCGGCCAGAAAAAACGCAGAACTAACCACCCCCCTAGCCCGCGTAACGGCCTTAATTCGCGTTGATCAAGGGAAGACTCGCCGCGAATCGGACACCCCGGATGGCGAGTCTTCCCTTGATCAACGCGAATTAAGGGTGACCGACGTCAGCGTTGCCGGGCGCGGGGTTTCGGGGGTCAGCCTCTGCGTTCGAGCGGGGGATCGGATCGTCGTCGTCGGGCCCAGCGGGGTGGGGAAGTCGACGCTGCTCGGAGTGCTCGCCGGGACCGTCGCACCGACCAGCGGTTCCGTCACCTGGGGGGACGGTCCGCTGCCCTCGCCGGCGCATCGGGTGGTCGGCGGGCTCTTCGCCGATGCCGCGGTGTTCCACGCCAGCGTCGAGGAGAACCTGACCCTCGGCCGCCCCTGTACGCCGACCGAGCGCGACGATGCCGCCCGAGCGGCCGGGCTGCTGGAGTGGGTGGCCGAGCAGCCCGACGGATGGCGGACCCTCGTCGGCGAGGACGGCACCGCCCTCTCCGGCGGGCAGCGCCAGCGGCTCACCCTCGCCAGGGCCCTGCTGCACGCACCACCGGTACTCCTGCTCGACGAACCGACCGAGGGCCTCGACCCCGCACACGCCGATGCGGTGCTTCGATCGGTGCTCTCCTTCGCCGGCGACCGAGCGGTGGTCGTAGTGACACATCGCACAGCCGAGCGTGACTCGTCTGCGTTCCAGCAGGTCCTCACGCTGAGCTGA
- a CDS encoding DNA primase, with protein MADEPAEFWGELGIDPVEIALPGGVGYTLRAYRAPSVVTPTDVSERAEEEDPFAAKTRGAHSFDDDEDELPPIDEAELAAQALAAEAADEDYVRHAKSDDTALDLEPIKDVAEAADDDDEDEDDAAELDEVPVFLSHKGRLLLFKSAAGLVSFVKSKAPHDLAQLPEWKNLAKTITAARVEADDDDSYELDLVVENLRGGHDAWDSDLILSAGEIARDLGYALQLDSILSMLSPGAPLDELDEALRGAANGGIGGFMAKRRVKKIGAQQASLGWRTVIGKISSNVDWRD; from the coding sequence GTGGCCGATGAGCCCGCCGAGTTCTGGGGTGAGCTCGGGATCGACCCGGTCGAGATCGCGCTTCCGGGCGGGGTCGGTTACACGTTGCGCGCCTACCGCGCGCCGAGCGTCGTAACCCCGACCGATGTCTCCGAGCGGGCCGAGGAGGAGGACCCCTTCGCCGCGAAGACGCGGGGCGCCCACTCCTTCGACGACGACGAGGACGAGCTGCCGCCGATCGACGAGGCGGAGCTCGCCGCTCAGGCGCTCGCCGCCGAGGCTGCCGACGAGGACTACGTCCGCCACGCGAAGTCCGACGACACCGCGCTCGACCTCGAGCCGATCAAGGACGTCGCCGAGGCTGCCGACGATGACGACGAGGACGAGGACGACGCCGCCGAGCTCGACGAGGTGCCGGTCTTCCTGAGCCACAAGGGCCGCCTGCTGCTCTTCAAGAGCGCCGCGGGCCTCGTCTCCTTCGTGAAGTCCAAGGCTCCCCACGACCTGGCGCAGCTCCCCGAGTGGAAGAACCTCGCCAAGACGATCACGGCCGCGCGCGTCGAGGCGGACGACGACGACTCTTACGAGTTGGACCTCGTCGTGGAGAACCTCCGCGGTGGTCACGACGCATGGGACAGCGACCTGATCCTCTCGGCCGGCGAGATCGCCCGCGACCTGGGTTACGCGTTGCAGCTCGACAGCATCCTCTCGATGCTCTCGCCCGGCGCACCCCTCGACGAGCTCGACGAGGCCCTGCGTGGTGCCGCCAACGGTGGCATCGGCGGATTCATGGCGAAGCGTCGAGTGAAGAAAATCGGGGCACAACAGGCAAGTCTTGGCTGGCGTACCGTGATTGGCAAGATCTCGAGCAACGTGGACTGGCGCGACTGA